A section of the Bacillus pumilus genome encodes:
- a CDS encoding non-ribosomal peptide synthetase gives MKEKFVRNPFIPEGKMYRTGDLARWLPDGSIDYVGRIDDQINIRGYRIEPSEIEHCLLQHKQIMEAVVLDHKNKEGQATLHAYYVKSGDCSSENLRLYLLDRLPRHMVPSFFQEVKSIPLTNNGKKDKEALIKYNEIEIKNQNYVEPSNSVEKLLVEILEEILSVGKIGIYDNFISMGGNSLTAVLLRSRISQVLNVNVTLKEIFDYPTLKDLARVICKMENTSFQPIKKVEEQGLYPASTIQKRLYIIQQLPGVGCAYNLPLIFKINGKLNGQLLESSLTKLIEKHEILRTSFHLHNDKLVQKIHSKGDFEWLSLKCENEEQALNLIRNFIKPFTLEKASQIRGCVIELNDNEHILLLDMHHIIMDGMSKNILIKELSLLYQGKDIPSPKLQYKDYSVWENELKINQTDWRKKEEFWLQQFSDELHILKLPTDYHRPPIQQFKGRKLIFKISKEMTNDLKLFVKSRNVTLFMLLFAVYNVLLSKYSEQEDIIVGTTLMGRYNRDFESLLGMFVNTLPIRSKLSQEQTFDNLLIQFKNQFLEIYQHGDYSLEELINKLSIPRDISRNPIFDTMFTLQNIDIENFEIQDLSFKQYDFELNKAVFDMTWEVVESETLQISVEYNTDLFKRSTIENMFVHFKHILLKVTSNPNIQLSNIKMITDDDEHKILNKFNQYEVDYSRDKTLQFQFEEQVKKSPETKAVVFEENELTYQELNEKANQLAHKLREKGVKREDFIGIMTERSVEMIVGVLGVLKAGGAYLPLDPTYPSERIEYMLQDSGAKYVLTHGNISVPETFSGEIVKIDDLTLKENPRTNLEEINESTDLAYLIYTSGTTGKPKGVMVEHKSVTNFCLVGRIYGILAGSHVLQFSSFSFDAAVGEIFPTLLSGATLYIVSNELVLSGNEFTKWIEEKKIESIVFPPSMLRVLPHKDLPALKTIITAGEMCTPDLIKKWGENRTFINAYGPTEATVGSTVATCRSDMEKPPIGRPLPNKKIYIVDKNYNLQPIGVPGELCIGGEGLARGYWNLPELTEEKFIQNPFIPGEKMYKTGDLARWLPNGDIDYLGRIDKQVKIRGYRIEPEEIENFMLAKNLVKEVVVIADEIQKDRMILSAYFVPNEKITSERLRNYLHNHLPNYMVPTSLTEVKQMPLTKNGKVDKAALLEINRGVKERKPENKSISPIERMLVQIWEEVLMVRNIGIHDNFIDLGGDSIKAMQVISRLYQNNYKLSVKDVFENQTIFKISAKLQKIENPTEENHEVVGKVPRPPIHEWFFEKDMDEPHHWNQTMLLTSKEGWIPSLVEQTFEQLVKHHDVLRMKVTKEKELIIQDTSKKHFKLNTVDLTLSENIMLKIKNGVNQLQSELNLEKGPLINVTIFNTKSESYLLIIIHHIIIDGVSWRILIEDLNTIYNRLSINSSCTIKLPKKMLSYKTWSEKLQKYANSNELIKELSYWTNIEKEMSLFLDNRNANRKFHLKEYEKVGIEFDEYNTSLLLKDVHNAYGTELNQILITALVLILKDWKNSKDIALTLEGHGREAVIDGDSLNRTIGWFTSLYPCVFKLNSVDLADVLKYVKETLNSIPNKGVGYGILKYLTLPSLKMNIDFKVNPEIIFNYMGIFDQQNVYGFDEAPIPLGNSMSPLSVVDHLLEINALIINNKLQISYIFNKNFYSTMEMEELLRKFKNQLIEIIEHCSQKKQTEATPSDFSAKLSTTELEEILNEINKLEV, from the coding sequence TTGAAAGAAAAATTCGTAAGAAACCCTTTCATTCCAGAAGGAAAAATGTATAGAACAGGTGACCTAGCTCGCTGGCTTCCAGATGGTTCAATAGACTATGTAGGAAGAATAGATGACCAGATTAATATTAGAGGGTATCGTATCGAACCAAGTGAGATTGAACATTGTCTTCTACAACATAAACAGATAATGGAAGCAGTTGTGCTAGATCATAAAAATAAAGAAGGGCAAGCAACATTACATGCCTATTATGTTAAAAGTGGGGATTGCTCAAGTGAAAATTTACGTCTCTATTTATTAGATAGATTACCACGACATATGGTTCCATCATTTTTTCAAGAGGTGAAGTCAATCCCGTTAACAAACAATGGAAAGAAAGATAAAGAAGCATTAATTAAATATAATGAAATTGAAATAAAAAATCAAAATTATGTAGAACCATCCAATTCTGTTGAAAAATTATTAGTGGAAATTTTAGAAGAGATATTATCTGTTGGGAAAATTGGTATTTATGACAACTTTATATCAATGGGTGGGAATTCTTTAACTGCCGTATTACTTAGATCTCGCATCTCACAAGTATTAAATGTTAACGTCACTTTAAAGGAAATTTTCGATTATCCTACCTTAAAAGACCTTGCTAGGGTTATATGTAAGATGGAGAATACCTCTTTTCAACCAATTAAAAAAGTAGAGGAACAAGGTTTATATCCTGCTTCTACTATACAAAAGAGATTATATATAATACAACAACTTCCAGGAGTGGGGTGCGCTTATAATTTACCATTAATATTTAAAATTAATGGTAAATTGAATGGACAATTATTAGAAAGTTCATTAACTAAACTTATTGAAAAACATGAAATATTACGTACTTCGTTTCATCTGCACAACGATAAATTAGTACAAAAGATTCATTCTAAAGGTGATTTTGAATGGTTGTCTCTAAAATGTGAGAATGAAGAACAAGCATTAAATCTAATTCGTAATTTTATAAAGCCATTTACTTTAGAAAAAGCTTCTCAAATAAGAGGCTGTGTAATTGAATTGAATGACAATGAGCACATCTTACTTTTAGATATGCATCATATCATTATGGATGGAATGTCTAAGAATATTCTTATAAAAGAATTATCTCTATTATATCAAGGAAAAGATATTCCTTCTCCAAAATTACAATATAAGGATTATTCTGTTTGGGAAAACGAATTAAAAATAAATCAAACTGATTGGAGAAAAAAGGAGGAATTTTGGTTACAGCAATTTTCAGATGAATTACACATCTTAAAACTTCCTACAGATTATCATAGACCACCAATACAACAATTTAAAGGAAGAAAGCTAATTTTTAAAATAAGCAAAGAGATGACAAATGATTTGAAATTATTTGTTAAAAGTAGAAATGTTACATTATTTATGCTACTTTTTGCTGTTTATAACGTTTTGTTGTCTAAATATTCCGAACAAGAGGATATTATTGTTGGAACGACTTTGATGGGACGTTATAATAGAGACTTTGAATCTCTGTTGGGGATGTTTGTAAATACTTTACCTATTCGCTCTAAACTTTCTCAAGAACAAACTTTTGATAATCTATTAATTCAATTTAAAAATCAATTTCTGGAAATTTATCAACATGGTGATTATTCTCTTGAGGAATTGATAAATAAACTTTCTATTCCTAGAGATATTAGTAGAAATCCTATATTTGATACTATGTTTACATTACAAAATATAGATATTGAAAACTTTGAAATACAAGACCTTTCATTTAAACAATATGACTTTGAGCTAAATAAAGCTGTGTTTGATATGACTTGGGAAGTTGTTGAGAGTGAAACATTACAAATAAGTGTGGAATATAATACAGATCTGTTTAAAAGAAGTACTATAGAAAACATGTTTGTTCATTTTAAACATATTCTTTTGAAAGTTACGTCTAATCCTAATATACAACTATCCAATATTAAAATGATAACTGACGATGATGAGCATAAAATTTTAAATAAATTTAATCAATATGAAGTAGATTATTCACGTGATAAAACACTTCAGTTTCAATTTGAAGAACAAGTTAAGAAATCTCCTGAAACAAAAGCTGTTGTATTTGAAGAAAATGAATTAACTTATCAAGAGTTAAACGAGAAAGCGAATCAACTAGCCCATAAGTTAAGAGAAAAAGGAGTAAAACGAGAAGATTTTATTGGCATTATGACAGAACGATCAGTTGAGATGATTGTGGGAGTATTAGGTGTACTAAAAGCAGGTGGAGCTTATTTACCTCTCGATCCTACTTATCCAAGTGAACGAATTGAGTATATGCTTCAGGATAGTGGTGCGAAATATGTATTGACCCATGGGAATATAAGCGTCCCGGAAACATTTTCTGGCGAAATTGTGAAAATTGATGATTTAACATTAAAAGAGAATCCTAGGACGAATCTCGAAGAGATTAATGAGTCCACAGATTTAGCCTATCTTATCTATACTTCTGGAACCACAGGAAAACCTAAGGGTGTTATGGTTGAGCATAAAAGTGTAACAAATTTTTGTTTGGTGGGTAGAATTTATGGAATTTTAGCAGGAAGCCATGTATTACAATTTTCTTCTTTTAGTTTTGATGCCGCAGTAGGTGAAATTTTCCCTACTCTTTTAAGTGGGGCTACTCTTTATATAGTATCTAATGAACTTGTCCTTTCGGGAAATGAATTTACAAAGTGGATAGAAGAAAAGAAAATCGAGTCTATTGTTTTTCCTCCGTCAATGTTAAGGGTTCTTCCACATAAAGATTTACCTGCTCTTAAAACTATTATTACAGCAGGAGAAATGTGTACGCCTGATCTAATAAAAAAATGGGGGGAAAATAGAACATTTATTAATGCATATGGGCCAACCGAAGCTACTGTCGGTTCTACAGTTGCAACATGCAGGTCAGATATGGAAAAGCCACCAATTGGAAGACCTCTACCAAATAAAAAAATATATATTGTCGATAAAAACTACAACTTACAACCTATAGGTGTACCTGGCGAACTATGTATTGGAGGAGAAGGGTTAGCACGTGGTTACTGGAATTTACCAGAACTGACAGAAGAAAAATTTATACAAAATCCATTCATTCCAGGAGAAAAAATGTATAAAACAGGCGATCTGGCTCGATGGCTTCCGAATGGTGACATAGATTATTTAGGAAGAATAGACAAACAAGTCAAGATACGAGGATATCGTATAGAGCCTGAAGAAATTGAAAATTTTATGTTAGCCAAAAATTTAGTTAAAGAAGTTGTAGTTATTGCTGATGAAATTCAAAAAGACCGTATGATATTATCAGCATATTTTGTTCCTAATGAAAAAATCACTAGTGAGCGATTACGTAATTATTTGCATAATCACTTACCAAACTATATGGTTCCCACTAGTCTTACAGAAGTGAAACAGATGCCACTTACAAAAAATGGTAAAGTGGATAAGGCGGCTTTACTAGAGATAAATAGAGGTGTTAAAGAGAGAAAGCCAGAAAATAAGTCTATTTCTCCGATTGAAAGAATGTTGGTTCAAATTTGGGAAGAAGTATTAATGGTTAGGAACATAGGAATACATGATAATTTTATCGATTTGGGTGGAGATTCAATAAAAGCAATGCAAGTAATATCGAGGCTTTATCAAAATAATTATAAACTCTCTGTAAAGGATGTATTTGAAAACCAAACAATATTTAAAATCAGTGCGAAACTTCAAAAAATAGAAAATCCTACTGAAGAAAACCATGAAGTAGTAGGTAAAGTCCCCAGACCACCTATCCATGAATGGTTTTTTGAGAAAGATATGGATGAGCCACATCATTGGAATCAAACAATGTTACTAACAAGTAAAGAAGGTTGGATACCTAGTCTTGTTGAGCAAACTTTTGAACAGTTAGTAAAACATCATGACGTATTAAGAATGAAAGTTACAAAAGAAAAGGAATTAATTATACAAGATACTAGTAAGAAGCACTTCAAATTAAACACTGTTGATTTAACATTGAGTGAAAATATAATGTTAAAAATAAAAAATGGGGTTAACCAGTTACAAAGCGAATTGAACCTTGAAAAAGGACCATTAATAAATGTTACTATATTTAACACTAAATCTGAAAGTTACTTATTAATTATTATTCATCACATAATTATAGATGGTGTTTCTTGGAGAATTTTAATTGAAGATTTAAATACAATATATAATCGACTATCTATAAATAGTTCTTGTACCATTAAATTACCTAAAAAAATGCTATCTTATAAGACTTGGAGTGAGAAACTACAGAAATATGCTAATAGCAATGAACTGATAAAGGAATTAAGTTATTGGACAAATATTGAAAAAGAAATGTCCTTGTTTTTAGACAATAGAAACGCGAATCGAAAATTTCATTTGAAAGAATATGAAAAAGTTGGAATTGAATTTGACGAATATAACACATCTCTTCTACTAAAAGATGTTCATAATGCCTATGGGACCGAATTAAATCAGATTTTGATAACTGCTTTAGTTTTAATATTAAAAGATTGGAAAAACAGTAAGGATATTGCGTTAACTTTAGAGGGGCATGGAAGAGAAGCGGTTATTGATGGGGATAGTTTAAATCGCACTATAGGATGGTTCACCTCGCTATATCCATGTGTTTTCAAACTAAACTCTGTAGATTTAGCAGATGTTTTAAAATATGTTAAAGAAACATTGAATAGTATACCTAATAAAGGAGTAGGTTATGGAATTCTAAAATATTTAACACTACCATCATTAAAAATGAATATTGATTTTAAAGTAAATCCAGAAATAATCTTTAATTACATGGGAATATTTGATCAGCAAAATGTTTATGGTTTTGATGAAGCTCCTATTCCATTGGGAAATTCTATGAGTCCCTTATCAGTCGTTGATCATCTATTAGAAATAAATGCGTTAATTATCAATAATAAACTGCAAATCAGTTATATTTTTAATAAAAATTTCTATTCTACAATGGAAATGGAAGAACTCTTGAGAAAATTTAAAAACCAATTAATAGAAATAATTGAACACTGTAGCCAGAAAAAACAAACGGAAGCGACTCCAAGTGATTTTAGTGCAAAATTGTCAACAACTGAACTAGAAGAAATTTTAAATGAGATCAATAAATTAGAAGTTTAA
- the ribD gene encoding bifunctional diaminohydroxyphosphoribosylaminopyrimidine deaminase/5-amino-6-(5-phosphoribosylamino)uracil reductase RibD, with product MKDDVFYMELAIANAKAMKGQTSPNPLVGAVIVQQGEIVGMGAHMKAGEPHAEIHALQMAREKAKGAHLYVTLEPCSHYGKTGPCTEAIIKSGVKRVVIATQDPNPLVAGKGMTMLKQAGIEVDEGICKQEADRLNVPFFHFIQSDFPYVILKSAISLDGKIATADLESKWITGTEARKEVQQLRQEADAVITGVETIIQDDAGLIVKDSNMTQPIRVILDSTLRIPLHAKCLTDRRAETIICISRMYDQKKYELLIEKGHQVYITSGEERTDIHDVLRMLKERSVMSVLVEAGGSVSASFLEASLVNEAVIYMAPLLIGGKNAPTFFEGDGVKKLKEAIRPADVEYSMVGKDFKMMMTF from the coding sequence ATGAAAGACGATGTGTTTTATATGGAACTGGCGATTGCCAACGCAAAGGCAATGAAAGGACAAACCTCTCCAAACCCGCTTGTCGGTGCAGTCATTGTACAGCAAGGTGAAATTGTTGGAATGGGTGCGCACATGAAGGCGGGCGAACCTCATGCTGAAATTCATGCACTGCAAATGGCAAGAGAGAAGGCGAAGGGAGCTCATCTGTATGTGACGCTTGAACCTTGTTCACATTATGGGAAAACGGGTCCTTGCACAGAAGCGATTATCAAAAGTGGTGTGAAACGAGTAGTCATTGCGACGCAAGACCCGAATCCGCTTGTAGCAGGCAAGGGAATGACCATGTTGAAACAAGCTGGGATCGAAGTAGATGAAGGAATATGTAAACAGGAGGCAGACCGCTTAAACGTGCCTTTTTTTCATTTCATTCAATCAGACTTTCCCTACGTCATCTTAAAATCAGCCATTTCATTAGACGGTAAAATTGCCACAGCTGATCTTGAAAGCAAATGGATCACAGGAACAGAGGCGAGAAAAGAAGTGCAGCAATTACGCCAAGAAGCAGATGCTGTGATAACTGGTGTCGAAACGATTATTCAAGATGATGCAGGTCTTATTGTGAAAGATTCAAACATGACCCAGCCCATTCGCGTTATTTTAGATTCCACATTAAGGATTCCACTTCATGCGAAATGTTTAACAGATCGTAGGGCGGAAACCATTATTTGTATCTCGCGCATGTATGATCAAAAAAAGTATGAACTGCTGATAGAAAAAGGGCATCAAGTCTATATCACAAGCGGAGAGGAGCGGACAGATATTCACGACGTGTTAAGAATGCTGAAGGAACGTTCTGTCATGTCAGTTCTTGTAGAGGCTGGAGGTAGTGTGAGTGCGTCATTTTTAGAAGCATCCCTTGTGAACGAAGCTGTTATCTATATGGCACCTTTATTAATTGGAGGCAAGAATGCACCTACTTTTTTTGAAGGAGATGGGGTGAAAAAACTAAAAGAGGCGATCCGTCCCGCAGATGTTGAATATAGTATGGTAGGAAAAGATTTTAAAATGATGATGACATTTTAA